One window of Novosphingobium sp. P6W genomic DNA carries:
- a CDS encoding phytanoyl-CoA dioxygenase family protein, with translation MKFLRNSRGNKSERLAQLLDQGYCIIENALPTRVLNSLNADLDSVFAATPLCQGRFYGERTKRFASLLKRSPSAARLVLSPAILSLVDAVLKPTCDRIQLNVAQAIEIHPGEQSQLPHRDHDMWQGLKGEHEYLVNVMWPLTPFTAENGATRIYPGSHGIEGLSKEDPGTAVSAVCDPGAAICFLGSTLHGAGANLTDLPRRAIVVGYCLGWLKPYENQWLAYPPKVAKGFSPELAALVGYAQHRPNLGNYEGQCPSLLLSENVPEHIGAIDALRPDQEAMMSRADDKASRD, from the coding sequence GTGAAATTCTTACGAAACAGCCGCGGCAATAAGTCGGAGCGTCTCGCTCAGTTGCTCGACCAAGGGTATTGCATCATCGAAAACGCGTTGCCCACGCGGGTGCTAAATTCGTTGAACGCCGATCTGGATTCGGTGTTCGCGGCAACGCCGCTGTGTCAGGGCCGGTTCTATGGCGAGCGCACCAAGCGGTTCGCCAGCCTGCTCAAGCGGTCGCCCTCTGCCGCTCGTCTGGTTCTCAGCCCCGCCATACTTTCGTTGGTCGACGCGGTGCTGAAGCCCACGTGTGATCGCATCCAGCTCAACGTCGCGCAAGCGATCGAGATTCATCCTGGCGAGCAAAGCCAGCTTCCACACCGGGACCACGACATGTGGCAGGGGCTTAAGGGCGAGCACGAGTATCTCGTCAACGTGATGTGGCCCCTGACGCCCTTCACCGCTGAGAATGGCGCAACGCGGATTTATCCTGGTAGCCACGGGATTGAAGGATTGAGCAAGGAGGATCCGGGGACGGCCGTTTCGGCCGTCTGCGATCCGGGTGCAGCCATCTGTTTCCTCGGTTCGACACTGCACGGAGCGGGTGCCAATCTCACTGACCTACCCCGTCGCGCCATTGTCGTCGGCTATTGCCTGGGTTGGCTCAAGCCATATGAAAACCAGTGGCTTGCTTATCCGCCCAAGGTTGCAAAAGGCTTCTCGCCCGAACTTGCAGCTCTTGTCGGATATGCCCAGCACCGGCCTAACCTTGGGAACTACGAGGGCCAGTGCCCCTCGCTCCTGCTATCTGAAAACGTTCCGGAACATATCGGGGCAATCGATGCTCTGCGCCCGGATCAGGAAGCGATGATGTCGCGCGCCGACGACAAAGCATCGCGGGACTGA